The genome window CAATATCAACAGCTATAGTGAGAGTCTGAGAgatattattttaaagtttcCACTGTTAAGAGGTTGAGGTTAAGTTCCTcgtaatttatgtgttttttttctttaaattaatttaatatctaAGATTACCTGCCCCGCCACCAGCCCTTCCGTCCCCACCGCCGCCGCCAGTTCACCGATGGCGCGGACCAGTCTGCTCGGAGAAACTTTCTCCGCCGTCGTTTTCGCCGCCGCGTGTTCGAACGCGAGGGACAGAAGGGCGTCCCCGGCGAGAACGGCCATTTCTTCGCCGAAGACCTTGTGGTTTGTGGGCTTGCCGCGGCGGAGATCGTCGTTGTCCATGCAGGGGAGGTCGTCGTGGATGAGGGACATGGTGTGGATCATCTCCACCGCGCAAGCCATGGGGATGGCCGCCGCTTCGTCCCCTCCGACCAGCTCGCACGAGGCGAGGCAGAGGATCGGCCGGATTCGTTTCCCTCCGGCCAGAAGTGAGTACCTCATCGCCTCGTGAATCTTGATTGGCGTCTTCTCCGGCAACGGCACCGCCTCGTCTAGCGCTTTGTTAACCTTTATAGCTTTGGTTGCGATGTATTCTTCGAAGCGGAAAGCTGCCGGGAGCACCATGTATTCCTGCAGCTTCGGTTCAACGGATGATGCCTTTGCAACTTTGCTAGCCTGAATCTTCATAGGACCAAGACTAAGAGATTGGCTACATGGGTTTTTTGCAGAGGACATAAGACCGTGGTTGCTAAGATTTCTGGGAAACCATGAGTGTTTTTGAGCGGGTGTGTTAGCTAGAAATGCCATTTGATTTGTCAAGTGCTGTGGCAGTGATTGGATTATCTTTTATGTTTAGGTCTACTTATATGGATGAGAAGATGCTCCTTCATTATCGTTGCACATGATTTCTGGTGATTCTTTCAGGTGCCATTTGTACTTTAGTGAGTAACTTCTAttgatttttgaaaaagtcTGTAGTTGCATATATCGTGTGAACTGTGAAATCAACTCGATGAGTAAATGAAGGGCAAAATATTTTATGGATGCAAGTCCACCTTAAGAGTAAATGTAAATCAAGAGtgagtaatataataattgtatttaaaaaaaaaaaagagtaataattGTTGTAAATCAAAAGTGAGTTTTTTTATGAGATGTCATATATCCTTATAGATTGTTCATGATggaaatttaatacttatattacAAAATGCAATACGAATATGCAAGAAtagattatttattattatgtaaaaatgtaatacttttaaattaaaatgtgataTTTAGAGTTAGAATAGTtacatggaaaaaaaatataatgtaatacCAATAAtgcataaattatttaattgtaacttattaaagaaaatataatactttaaaaaaaaccaTCAGACGAAAAATCCGTGAGACGAGGAGAATTTGTCATAAATtaatctaagggtgtgtttggttggggggtttaggtataaggtatgggtatcaaagtgattgttagtgtttggttgataggttttgtgaatgctactatgggtttggaataccccattaatggcaaaacccatacccttattaaataagggtgtcatctcccttcatcatttcttccccaactattaataatcattcccatcccacccaactaccaaacatgctaaatactttcaccaaaacccattacccttaccaagtatttgatacccattccgattccgattcccatgtgcgaaccaaacacaccctaagttaaTCACAATTAACTTACTCAAATGTTAAAAATCAAGAAGCACAATAAACAACTTTTACATAAAATCAAACAATTACCGTACGCTTTCTATTTCAAGTATACGTGCATGATTAGGCAACGCCAAGATGGGGAATCAAGAATATATTATACTTTGGGAGCAAAGAATATTTTATACTTAGATCGAAGAGATAAAGGAAATTGTATGTGTCAATTCCATGGCCTGCCAAGGGGACCTTTATGTCTTTGATTCCCCTTAGGAAACTCTCAAAATTCCTCAACtatgttgcaattaaataagGTTGGAAGTTACGTGTAATTAAATAAGGAATacccaattttattattttaatttgtttaaaatgatCATGTCGCCCACAACGATGTACTATTGTTATAGTCTTGATTGAAGatattgtttaaatttgatGTTAAAATAATTGAAGTATTTTCATGATCTCACTTTATCGAATCTAAAACAATCAAATGTAATCCAAAAATAAGatgaattttgtgcattatggaTTTGtagttacaaaataatatacaaacaaTATGTATTTATTTCCAATACAAAATGCTAGGTAAAGTAAAACTTAACTCGACAATGTGTTCAAggcttcattttttttttttgaaaatgaagcAAACCTTGAAATCTCGTAGGAAGGTTGTATTGGTGTTCAAGGCTTCATACTCAGTTAAATGGGCAGAGAAATAGAACTTTCTTGTCTTGAAGGTGAATATTCTCGCCAGCCTAATAACTGAGAGATCAAGAAGTCTCAACGAATAAGCTAAGTATATTTGCCCAGTAAAGAGCATGTATGGCCGGTCCCGATCGTCTAGTTGGAAACCCGGTCAAGCATATATGCATTATCAGCAAGATAatcatcatttaatttttaatagttaCCTTTATTGTCTTCTAAAATTACTTTGATCGGGTTAATCTCATTGACTGAATCATTAATATATTGGGTTAATTTCATAATGAATCATTAATATATTCTTGAAATCATCACTGTTGTTGGGCTTATTATTGTAACACTAATACAACCTTCCTACGAGATTCCAAGGTTTGCTACATTTTGTTAGAGCTTTTCGGCATTTGTACATATGGGATATAGCATCTAGAGATTGTAGAGGTGCTTAGAATATTCTAGAATATTAGAAAATTCTAAGTGTGTATATAGAGTTATGGAGGATTCTAGAAAATAAGTCCTAGCCGTATAGTAGGATTAAGTAGATCCTCACAATCCATTGAAGAGGTAGAAAGGGTATAAATATCTCTCAAAGGGCATCATTTGTAACTATCCAAGATTTTAAGCATACAAGTTCCCTACAAGGCTCAAGTGTTTCCTTTACCTTCTTTGCCAACCTAGAGTCTAGCTGACTTAGTTATTGCGAGGGAAAATAGCTAAGGCCGCAAGAGGGTAGTTAATGCCACATGAAATATCGTTAGAGAAGGATTCGGTGACATTATACCATCATACATAAGTAACAACAATTTTCTAGCATTGTCAATTAATACCACTATATCTAGGTAGCTCCATCTCTAGGGTAAAGTGCTAGAAGTATAGTATTCATGTTAAATCCCATGTAGGTAGCTGCATCCCTAGGGTGAAGTGCTAAAAGTATAGTATTCAGGATTTAAAATGAAACATTGTGCCCTATGTAGGTAGCTGTATAGTATTGAAGatttaaaatgaaatattgCGCCCATAGAGCTAGATTAATCAATTTAATCAATCGCATTGTTCTAGCAGGATATTTGAATTTCACTAGAAACCAACATTATAATACAAGTGAAAATTATAGTAAAAAAATGCACCTTCAAATATACCGagcaaaaaaatttaaaatataatccgtattataattataatttgaatattaataacatttttatatcattcaataatcatatcaaaatttcaatcaattaaaaataaaatctataaaAAATCTTTCCTAATACAGATCCATTAATATACaacaattgttatatatatatatatatatatatatataacaaagatgaaatattaatttggtaataaagaaaattgttgaattaaAGGTTCCTGGCCATCCGTAAGAAGTTCCGGGTAATCTCCGCTCGCCTGGCCAAGGGCCATGATTGGTCACAGCTGTCCCCCATGATGGCGCTCTCTACGATATCTCCAAGCGCCTTTGGCACCCCGATTTCGCCGCCACCTCGCCGTTCTGTTATAGCAGCTGCGGCGAGGTGCCAAAAAATGAGGCTTGGTCGGGGTGGCAGTCAGCTTCATGCCTTCATTGCCATCAGTTTTGGCCTCCAATCACTCTGCAATTGAGGACACTATAAAAACGAATAACAATAACGTGAACGAGAACGAGAAAAAGGGCTAATGATGAGATTGGGTTGGATGGAGATGTGAAGTTGAGAGAGGTGAATGTGGAGTTGGATGATGGATAGTGGTGGAAAAAATGGCGAATTTGATGATGCCTTTTCCGGCAGCTTCATTTCATTTAAGATGCCTTCGCAACTTTGCTAGCCTGAATCTTCATGAGGCCAAGACTAGGCTACTAAGATTTCTGGGAATGAATGTTCTTTAGCCAGTATGTTAGCTAGAAATGTCATTGTGATTTGCCGAGTGCTGTGGCAGTAGATCGATTATCTTTATATTTAGGTTTACTTATATGGATGGGAAGATGTGCTCCATTATCTTTGCATGGTGATTCTTTCCGATGcaatttgaactttattgagtaactttaattttattgattcaCGAGAAAGTTTGTCGTTGCTTATACTGTGTGAAGTCTGTGATAAATGAAGGGCAAAATATTCTATGGATGCAGGTCCACCTTACAGAGTCAGTCTGTAAACCGGTGATAAATGAAGGACAAAATATTCTATGGATGCAGGTCCACCTTACAGAGTCCAAAATAAATTAAGAGTAAATGTAAATCAAGAGTGAGTAATAACTCTTGTAAATCAAGAGTAAGTTTTTTATGAGACCGTCATATATCCTTATAGATTGAATCATGATGAAATTTAATACTTATGTTACAAAATGTAATACGAATATGCAAGAATAGATTATTTgttaagtaaaaatataatatttttaaattaaaatgtaatatttagagttagaataaaaatttatagGGTGAAGTGTTAAAAGTATAGTATTGAAGATTTAAAATGAAACATTGTGCCCCATAGAGCTAGCTTAGTCGGtttaggccatgtttggtaaatggctgttagctgattgagttggctgtttgggttagaaagtatgatttgttgataacattggctgattgtagaaagttgtttgatagattagctgttagctgatagttgtttgatataatttcttttctcaaaaagctaattgaaaaggctgctttgagtagccttttgaattttagcattttggagttacaaaaagcttattaaccaaacaactaatagtggtcaaataagccaaaattgactgataggctgattatttaccaaacaggaccttaaTCAATAACCCAGCCTAACCCATTGTTCTAGCAGCAATGCGGATATTTGAACCTCACTAAAAATCAACATTTGTAATACAAgtgaaaattataataaaaaaatgcatCATCAAACatactgaacaaaaaaaattttaaaatataatccgtattataattatgatttgaatattaataatatttttatatcattCAATAATCCTATcaaatttcaataaattaaaaatcaaatctataaaaaaatCTTTCCTAATACAGACCCATTAATATACAACAATTGTTTTATACAACAAAGATAGAAATATTAATTTGGtaataaagaaaattgttgaattaaAGGTTCCTGGCTTACAGGGTCTTAACCCTAACCGATAGTAAcgctcaacccaaaccaaatcaatattaagtattaacttAACACCAGGCCACCTCGTACCTGTCATCTTTGACGGTTATGGTTCAACCCTGCCCACTTTTCATAGCCATGGATATGGACATCCACTCCAACCCGACCCAAACCCTTAAATCCTCAGCTTCAAAGCTCCCCATCAAACGCAAAACGCCACCAAACTCTTTCACATCATCTGCCCCCGATTCTCCCCCTGACGCCGTCGTGCACGGCGGATGTAATGGCCAAGAAACCGCCCCTCCGCCCTTCAAGTTTCATCGGATATGGACCGAATCCGACGAGATCCGGTTCCTCCAGGGCCTTCTCGATTGCGGCGCCGAGAGCCTCGCATTTCCGCGGGACCTCAACGTTTTCTACACTCGATTCTCCAGCACTATGTCGCAGCCGTACACCAAGTCCCAGCTCTCCGAGAAGCTCCGCCGTCTCCGTAAGAAGTTCCGGGTAATCTCCGCTCGCCTGGCCAAGGGCCATGATTCGTCACTCCTCTCCCCCCATGATCGCGCTCTCCACGATATCTCCAAGCGCCTCTGGCACCCGGATTTCGCCGCCAAATCGCCGTTCTGTTATAACGGCACCGGCGAGGCGCCGAAAAAATCGGGCTTGGTCGGAGTGGCAGTTAGCTTCATGCCTTCATTGCCATCAATTTTGGCCTCCAATCACTCTGCAATTGAGGATACTATAAAAACTAATGATGAGATTGGGTTGGATGGAGATGTGAAGTTGAGAGAGGTGAATGTGGAGTTGGATGATGATGGGATAGTGGtcgaaaaaatggagaatttgaGTGGGGTTGGGGCAAAAGTGGTAGTGGATGTGTTTGATGAGTGTCTGAGAGAGCTTAGGAAGGATGTTGTGGGAGAAAAATCGAGTCTTGATGGCTGTTTTAAACAGGGGAATGTGGATGAGAGCTTTGAGGAGCGATGGCGGAAACAAAGGGTTGCAGAATTGGATGTTTTCTCGAAACGAATGAGGTTGGTGATAGACCATTCTCTTCATATGCAATGagtaaatatacatacatatatatatcattgtgGATAGAccttttctttgttattttcaGATTCCTTATAGTcatcaatataaacaaaaaccactgtttttttttgttctcaGAATTTTGTATATCTTATAGTAGAAACAAAAACCATTCATTTCTTGACTAGCTGTCTGCCTTGCTTTTCTTTGTAGGTTTCAGTGTGCAATTCCAATATGTGAAGAACAAATCATAAGTTAATCTACTTGATCTCATTGTTTGACTAGTTACTGTTAGGTAATAAACTTATAAATATCAAACTATGTGATTTATAGTGGAATTTATAGTGAATATAATCAGTTATTCGAATGGATGGCTCTTTTTGTGAACAAGGTTTTCAATATGTTTACTGAAGGTTTGGTGTGATATATAGCTTGTTTcatttcacttttgatttgagTGGTTGTTATTGATGCAATTCTGATTATGCTGGTGAAGTTGCAGCTAAATAATACGTTAAGAATCATGATGGAACTTTCATATTAGTCCATGATAATATATATGCTTGTATGGTGTTTGTTCAAAGTTATATTTTTGATAAGTTGCAGAGAATATTCGAGTTACTTGATGTTAACAAGTTCTTCCATTTACTTTTGACAAAATACTTATGACTAGAAGATAAAAGGATGTATTCTCAGGCGACTTTTTATTCGAATGGTGAGTGATGGCTGTATTTGTGTCCTTAGCCTATTAGCTCTCTTGTAACAGCTAAATGCCATCTTAGACTATAACGAGGTGAATAAGCTATGGGCTTCTGTCAGAATTTATaatcttgtgattatcaagacaatagtctgaccaacttggttgagATTATTCGCAATTCATTGGTTTTGTAGTTTACCATACTTGATGAAGTGAGATTCGTGACAATTTGttattgattattatattactgTTGGTTACAAATCATCAGGTTATGTGAtcttattaaacattattatgtGGCTTTTCATGGCAATCTTAAGAGGCACATGAAGTGTGAAGAAACATGGATTGAATTATATTACTTCTATTGGGTAAGAAATGCCATACACCTTATACGTAAAGGTGTCATTTACTCAAATAGGAGTAAAGGTGTCATTTACTCAAATAGGATTAAATCTCTCTTGAAatgacattaattaataattggaAGATGACAATTGATAATCCATTTTTGACAATGTAAAGTGTGTTTGAAAGAGCAATTTAAGTGATTGGGGTAGTCCACAACTCCAATTGCTCTCTAGATGATTATTTGTATGAACTGTTTTGAAGTGGTTTGAGTTATGGCttgtttcaagaacaaaatTTCAACTTGAGTAATAAAGATTCGGTGAGAGCCATGGGATTAAAGTGTTCAAGTAATCTAATCTCACATTCATTAATCTAACTACTTTAATTTAACTGATCTACTTTTTTCATGAGTGCTTAGATGTTGAAAAGCCAATATTACATGTAGAGCTGTCAAAGTGGACTGCAAACGGGGCCTGCCAAAGCCCGCCATTTGGCAAAGAAGGCTAAAAATCTTGCCAATTTGACGGGCCTAACAAAGGCCAACCTGCCTACTCGTCTAGTCCTGTAAGCCATGGCAAGGGTCCtctaaattgttaaatttttaaaattgaattaaaaattagtaataataaatcaataaatgcATACTATACTAATTGTATAgtttaaaaatatatcaatgcatTTGTAATTTATTAAATGCAATAATAACTAATAG of Ipomoea triloba cultivar NCNSP0323 chromosome 3, ASM357664v1 contains these proteins:
- the LOC116014102 gene encoding heterodimeric geranylgeranyl pyrophosphate synthase large subunit 1, chloroplastic-like, producing the protein MAFLANTPAQKHSWFPRNLSNHGLMSSAKNPCSQSLSLGPMKIQASKVAKASSVEPKLQEYMVLPAAFRFEEYIATKAIKVNKALDEAVPLPEKTPIKIHEAMRYSLLAGGKRIRPILCLASCELVGGDEAAAIPMACAVEMIHTMSLIHDDLPCMDNDDLRRGKPTNHKVFGEEMAVLAGDALLSLAFEHAAAKTTAEKVSPSRLVRAIGELAAAVGTEGLVAGQVVDLSSEGKVVDLKELEYIHIHKTSKLLEASVVCGAIVGGGSVVEVERLRSYARCVGLLFQVVDDILDVTKSSSELGKTAGKDLSSEKATYPKLMGVEKARKFADELVEKAIHKLTYFDAARAAPLYHLAYYIANRQN
- the LOC116012530 gene encoding probable transcription factor At5g28040; protein product: MVQPCPLFIAMDMDIHSNPTQTLKSSASKLPIKRKTPPNSFTSSAPDSPPDAVVHGGCNGQETAPPPFKFHRIWTESDEIRFLQGLLDCGAESLAFPRDLNVFYTRFSSTMSQPYTKSQLSEKLRRLRKKFRVISARLAKGHDSSLLSPHDRALHDISKRLWHPDFAAKSPFCYNGTGEAPKKSGLVGVAVSFMPSLPSILASNHSAIEDTIKTNDEIGLDGDVKLREVNVELDDDGIVVEKMENLSGVGAKVVVDVFDECLRELRKDVVGEKSSLDGCFKQGNVDESFEERWRKQRVAELDVFSKRMRFQCAIPICEEQIIS